The genomic stretch GGCACCGGGAAGTGCCGCGACAACACCCGTTTGATGGCCAGCATGATCCGCGACAACTCGCCGCCGCTGGCGATCCGCGCCAGGGGCCGGGGCAGTTCGCCGACGTTCGGGCTGATGAGAAATTCCACCAGATCGCCGCCGGTTTCGTCGACGCGAAGTTCGCCCAGCGGCAGGCCGCCGGCGCTCAGCGGCTCGATCGCCAGCACGAACCGCGTGCCCGGCATGTCCAGGTCGGCCAATTCGCGCTCCGTCTCGTTTTCCATTTTCTTCGCGGCCTTTTCCCGCGCGGCGGTCAACGCCGCGGCGGCCGTGCGCAGGGTTGCGGTCAGGGCCGCCAGCTCCTTTTCTAGGCTTTGAATGTCGCCGGCGAGCCGGGTCAGGGCGGCGCGTTCGGCGGCGGCGGCGGCGCGGTGTTCCGCCACGGCGTCCAGCGAACCGCCGTATTTTTTCTTCAGATCGCGCAGCGCCTGCAGGCGTTCTTCCCAGGCGGCCAGGCGGTCCGGCTCGAATTCCAGCCCCTCGGCGTAGTCGCGGCTTTGCGCGGCGACATCCTCGGCGAGCGCGACCATCTCTCCCAAGCCGTCGGCGATCGGCCGCAACCGCGCGTCGAGTTCCACCCTGGTTTCGGCGTCACGCCGCAACCGGCCCGTCGTTTCGGCCACCGAGCCCGTTTCGCGGTCATAGAGCGCGTCGGAAATTTCCCGCGCCAGGCGCAGCAGGTTTTCGGCATTGGCCAGCACGCGGATGCGCGCCGCCAGTTCCTCGTCCTCGCCCGGCTTGGCCTGGGCCGCGTCGATTTCGTCGATCACGAAACGCAGATAATCCAGCCGCGCCTCGCGCTCGGCTTCCCGGCGGCGTAAATCGTCCAGGCGGGAATCCAACTCCTTCCAACGGCCGACATTCTCGGCGAACCGGCGGCGGTCGGCGGTAAGCCCGGCGTAATCATCGAGGTACCACAGATGGGTTTCCGGCCGCATCAGGCCCTGGGCCTCGTGCTGGCCGTAAAGGTTGAGCAGGGTTTCGCCCAGCCGGCGCAAACCGGCGAGCGGCACGTTCGCGTCGTTGATCGTCACGCGATTGCGCCCGGCCGCTTGAATCCACCGCCGGACGCGAATGGCGCCGTCCGCCGGGATTTCCAGTTCCCGCAACACGGCCGCGGCTTCGGCGGTGATTTCGTCGAAAAACGCGGTGACCTCGGCGTCATCGCAACCGGTGCGGATCAGATCGCCGCTGGCCCGCCAACCGAGCGCCAGGCCGATCGCGGTGACCAGGATCGATTTCCCGGCGCCGGTTTCGCCGGACAGGACGTTCAATCCCGGGCCGAAGGCGACTTGTACGTCCTCGATGACGGCCAGCCGTCGCACGATCAATTCGCGCAACATGAATCAGCGTTCTCCGTAGTGCAATTTCTGCCGCAGCACCTCGAAATAGGATCGCTTGGGGCTTTTCACGACCAGGAGCGGCTGCGGGCAGACCTCGACGATCACGCGATCGCCCTGGTGCATCGGCCGGCCTTCCTGGCCGTCGCAGGTGACGAACACCTCGGCTTCGTCGGTCAGTTCCAATTCGATTTTCATGTGTCCCGGCACGACGACCGGCCGGTTGGTCAGCATGTGCGGATTGATCGGCGCAATGACCAGAC from Myxococcales bacterium encodes the following:
- the recN gene encoding DNA repair protein RecN; the encoded protein is MLRELIVRRLAVIEDVQVAFGPGLNVLSGETGAGKSILVTAIGLALGWRASGDLIRTGCDDAEVTAFFDEITAEAAAVLRELEIPADGAIRVRRWIQAAGRNRVTINDANVPLAGLRRLGETLLNLYGQHEAQGLMRPETHLWYLDDYAGLTADRRRFAENVGRWKELDSRLDDLRRREAEREARLDYLRFVIDEIDAAQAKPGEDEELAARIRVLANAENLLRLAREISDALYDRETGSVAETTGRLRRDAETRVELDARLRPIADGLGEMVALAEDVAAQSRDYAEGLEFEPDRLAAWEERLQALRDLKKKYGGSLDAVAEHRAAAAAERAALTRLAGDIQSLEKELAALTATLRTAAAALTAAREKAAKKMENETERELADLDMPGTRFVLAIEPLSAGGLPLGELRVDETGGDLVEFLISPNVGELPRPLARIASGGELSRIMLAIKRVLSRHFPVPTLIFDEIDAGVGGAQAERLGRKLREVAGAHQVLCITHLPQIAALADRHYRVTKAVHKGRTHTEIAALEKADRLAELSRMLGGETITDATRAAAADLLANASSARRQARQ